The DNA window CTTCAAAGATAACAATAAATTAAGTTATAGTCAAAAGGTCAGGCTCTCAAGCTTGCGCATCACGTTTGTTATATCCTGGTTTTATTTATAAAAGAAAGTTTGCCTAAATTTACTCGACATGCTTTTTCTAAATATGGAATTTTTCCCGATCTCCATGCTTCATAATCACTTTTCGAAAGGTAATCAAGTCTCATAAGCACATCTACTAAAGACAATGTATCCTTTTTCATAAGTCAAGGATCGTGCAACACTTTTTATTTTCTTTTCTAAATCTTTGTTATTCAAGCTCATTCAATCTATGTTATATTTTATCTTAGCTACTTGCATAAAGCTTGCGCTAACGGACACGCATATGTTCAGCAGCGGTTTTGGACCTGCGTTTTTATCTCCGTAACAAAACATTTGTTTAGTCTCAAAAACCATAAGCTTTTACATCACCCGCTGTTGAATATATGCGATGTTGGCGGTTTGTTGCTTATTATATTGTCCAGTTTTCTATTTTCAGGTCTGGAATTCGTTCGAACTCCTTTTCATTATTAGTCACTAAAGTAAGGTTAAGGCTCTTGGCATGAGAAGCAATCAATGTGTCTAAGGGTCCAATTGGGGTGCCGTTTTTTTCCAAGTCTGCTCGAATTTTTCCATATTCAATGGTTACAGCATAGTCAAAGTCGAGAATTTCAAGAGGAATTAAAAACTTATCAAGGGCTTCCTGATTTTTCTTGGGATTGGAACTTTTCATTATTCCATAATACAGTTCAGCTAAAGTAATAGAAGAAATTGCAACGTCTCCAGGTGATAAACTTTCAAATTTTTTCAGTACGTTGGCAGGTCTTTTTTTAATGATATAAATACAGATGTTTGTATCCAGCAAATATTCCATTAATCGAGTGATTCTCTTTGTTGATTATCTGGTTGTTCTCTGTTATCCATAAAGTCAGAAGTGAAGGAATCTAAACTGTCAAATAGATTCTGCCAGGGTTTATGATATGGGATAATATACAAAGTGTTTCCCACTTTTTTCAGATATACTTTGTCATCATCGATTTTCATCTGTTTAGGGATCTTGATGGCCTGAAATCCCTTTTTATTCTTTATGTCAATTGTCTTGAATCCCATATCCATTTTCTTTGATTACAAATATAACGAATTTCTGTGATTTTTGTTGGACTCTTCCAGCAACGCTCCGCGGCATGAACCGTGGGGAGCTAGTAGCAACATACCTTTCCACCGTTGCTAGCCAGTGGAAAAACACAAGGCTTTAGACTAACTCATTACACACCAATGGTTTATGACGCATGTTGGGGTGCGTTTTATTTTAAATTTTTATCGATATATTTACCTTCCCTCCAAGTCCTTTTTCTACTACTTCATAAAGAGTTTTTAATGTCATATTGCTTCCATCGTTTTCAATCCTTGAAATATAACTACGCTTTTTTTGCAGTATCTCGCCTAATTGTTCTTGAGTCAAATTTTTATTTTCACGGGCTTGTCTTAATAAATACCCAATTTTAAATCCTTCAAATTCCCTCTCAAGCTGATCTCTTCTGGGAGTACCTTTTTTACCGAATTGTTCATCTTTAATCTCTGTCCAGCTTTTAATATTTGGATTAGTTTTTTTCATTTTTACCCTCCTTTTCTTTATAATATTCATTCATCAGTCTTACAGCCTTTTCTATTTCTTTCCTGGGAGTTTTTTGTTTCTTTTTTTGAAAGCCGTTTAACAGAATAATTAATTGACCTTCATCAAAAAACAAAATACTCGCCAAATATTACTTCCCAGTGAAAATCTTGTTTCATACAATTTTTGGGTTCCTTCAATTTTCCTGATAAATCTTGAGGGAATTACCCGGGTTGACTCAACCAGTTCAATAATCTTAAATATTTTGTTTTGAACTTTTACAGGTTGCTGGTTTAAAAAAGCTTCAAAATACCCTTTATACGAAACAACTTTCCAAAATCTTTCCACTAAATTTTTACTCCAAAGGTAACTTAAAAGTTACATAATTCCAAATCTTTTTTTGATTTTTTGACAGAGGATCTCTTTAATGCACCCCAACGTCCAGCGCTAGAAAGCCTGCCGGCTCATATCCTCATAGTTTTGTTAGATATTAAAGGTAACAAATCGAACCGTAGGTTGCAATGAAAACCAGGCCCCGGCATGATTTTTAGCGCCTGATATCAACTTTTCCGTCATATAAATCCCAAATGGGGAAAATCATATCATAGTCATTCCAATTGAGATTTCCATCAACTATCTTAAATTGAGTGAAAAGACTTTCATCGAGATATTTTCTTATTGAAGGATGTAATGATTTGGATAAAAATGGTTTGAAATCAACTAATTTTTCAGTGCCATCATTGAATTTAATTCTTATGGCATAATCCCCAATATACTTTGCATCTTCAATTCTCAGGGTTTTGGTTTCTGTTTGGTTATAATCAACTGATATCTTCATTTTAATCTTTTGGTTATTTTTTCAAATTCAACCTCTTTATGGTATACAAAATAATTTATCCATTTCTCGACAATTTTATCCGCATACATCTCTAAAAACGATTCAAAGTCTTTAAGATTTTGTCCTTTGAGTGGTTTTGCTCCTTTTACAGTTTTAATCTTGATTTCTTGAATAATTCCATTTATGATATAAAACTCTGCTTTACTTTCAAACTCTCCTTTTTTGGCGTGAACATGAATTGGTTCGTGTTCATTGGAGTAAAAGAATATAAGGATTCCTAAGTATTCAAAGATTTTGGGCATTGAATCATTTTTTTTACAAAGTTATAAATTTTGTTCCATGATTCATATTTTGGTCTCTTAGCCATGAGCCACGGACACGCATATGTTCAGCAGCG is part of the Bacteroidales bacterium genome and encodes:
- a CDS encoding DUF2442 domain-containing protein; translated protein: MKISVDYNQTETKTLRIEDAKYIGDYAIRIKFNDGTEKLVDFKPFLSKSLHPSIRKYLDESLFTQFKIVDGNLNWNDYDMIFPIWDLYDGKVDIRR
- a CDS encoding DUF4160 domain-containing protein, with amino-acid sequence MPKIFEYLGILIFFYSNEHEPIHVHAKKGEFESKAEFYIINGIIQEIKIKTVKGAKPLKGQNLKDFESFLEMYADKIVEKWINYFVYHKEVEFEKITKRLK
- a CDS encoding helix-turn-helix transcriptional regulator; translated protein: MKKTNPNIKSWTEIKDEQFGKKGTPRRDQLEREFEGFKIGYLLRQARENKNLTQEQLGEILQKKRSYISRIENDGSNMTLKTLYEVVEKGLGGKVNISIKI
- a CDS encoding type II toxin-antitoxin system VapC family toxin, which produces MEYLLDTNICIYIIKKRPANVLKKFESLSPGDVAISSITLAELYYGIMKSSNPKKNQEALDKFLIPLEILDFDYAVTIEYGKIRADLEKNGTPIGPLDTLIASHAKSLNLTLVTNNEKEFERIPDLKIENWTI